One Osmerus mordax isolate fOsmMor3 chromosome 16, fOsmMor3.pri, whole genome shotgun sequence genomic window carries:
- the sdhc gene encoding succinate dehydrogenase cytochrome b560 subunit, mitochondrial gives MALLLRTLARQGVCSSRSQYGVLYRHSVPMGTTAKEEMNKFWAKNNRLNRPMSPHLTIYKWSVPMVMSITFRGTGVGLSGGISAFALAALVLPGDYPHYLDLIHSFSFGPQLITFAKFGLAFPVAFHTYNGIRHLFWDVGKGFKIPEVYRSGYLVIALSLITSIALAAL, from the exons ATGGCGTTGCTTCTAAG AACGTTGGCCCGACAAGGCGTTTGCTCATCTCGTTCTCAGTATGGAGTTCTCTACAGACA TTCAGTTCCAATGGGAACCACTGCTAAAGAGGAGATGAACAAGTTTTGGGCCAAAAACAACAGGCTAAACAGACCCATGTCCCCCCATCTCACCATCTACAA GTGGTCGGTCCCCATGGTGATGTCAATCACATTCAGAGGCACAGGGGTTGGACTCAGTGGAG GGATCTCAGCGTTTGCTCTGGCCGCGCTGGTGTTGCCTGGTGACTACCCACACTACCTGGACCTCATCCACTCCTTCTCGTTCGGGCCTCAGCTGATCACCTTTGCCAAGTTTGGCCTGGCCTTCCCCGTGGCCTTCCACACGTACAACGGCATCCGCCATCTG ttCTGGGATGTCGGAAAGGGCTTCAAGATCCCGGAAGTGTACCGCTCCGGATACCTGGTCATCGCTCTGTCATTAATCACCTCCATTGCGTTGGCAGCGCTGTAA